The sequence below is a genomic window from Roseofilum casamattae BLCC-M143.
AGCAATGTATCGATCGCAAACTGTAGCTAAACCAAATAAGCTGATGATGAAATTTGAACTCACTGTCTCGCACTAGCGATCGCTAGTATAGCGGCTAAAACTCTGTCTGCTTTTCGTCTACTTAAGGAAGAAATAGGGATCCAACCTTGTAGGGACGAACGGCCGTTCGCCCCTACACATACCTACAGATAGAAAGAATTATCCTAATCGACGGAAACTGCATCTACATCAACAGTTTTACCACTCTTCGAGGCAGTTTGCTCGGCTTCAGAGACTGGAGGTTGTTGGGCTTTCAGGCGATCGACAATCAGCGAGGAGACTTCGGAGAGAAGGATGACCATAATGGCAACATCGTCTATTTGACCGGCAAGAGGAAAGACATCCGGGGAAATATCGATAGGACTAAAGACATAAATCAAGGTTCCGAGAATAATCCACCAGCGATACTGGGGATGGCGAATCATACGACGATACCAGGCATACAAAGATTGAATGGGGTTGCTCATGAAGGCTGTTCCTGCGACTCTTTTTTTATGGTGACTAATTATAGAGCAAGGGACTAGTGCAGATTTCCTCACTCGCGATCGTTGTGCGTACTAGAAAATAGCCCTCTTGAGTTACTTTCCATTACACAATTTGACTCAGTTTCTGGCGCAACCCGGCAATATCTGCGAGCAACTCAGATTGACTAATCTCGTTTTGCTCTTTAGTTGCCATCCACTTCAATTGAACCTGTTGGCCTTCTGCCTCTTGCTCGCCGATAATCAGGCAGGCACTGGCGCCACTTTTATCCCCACGAGCGACTTGTTTTTTTATCGCAGCACCGCTCA
It includes:
- a CDS encoding YkvA family protein; protein product: MSNPIQSLYAWYRRMIRHPQYRWWIILGTLIYVFSPIDISPDVFPLAGQIDDVAIMVILLSEVSSLIVDRLKAQQPPVSEAEQTASKSGKTVDVDAVSVD